The sequence below is a genomic window from Mercenaria mercenaria strain notata chromosome 14, MADL_Memer_1, whole genome shotgun sequence.
atacTTGGTTTCATTTATTTTCACAATGTGAGTTTACCCTTAAATGAAAGATCTTACAAGTACAATGTATCTGATTATTTGCGAAACTGTGTCTCTAAGATTTTATATTGCGTCAAGTTCAAACAAATATTTGGCTGAGATATGGCAAGTGACCATTTCATCGGTGCTTGCGTATTACAAGCAAAAACATGTTCTGCAGTTTTAAAAGGCTTATATCTGTTTGAGATAATGAGGCCGGGTTAGAAAGCCAGTTTTTCCACTAAAGTCATAAATCTACCGTCCATTTAAACAACTTGTTATAATTCGCTCAgctcattttcagttattatactAAATTGTGAAACATGATCTACAGCTGATGTTAACCACTGTCGACATGTTAATTCCACCGCCACGCGTGTATGTTAGAAGAAGCCAGTTACCCTTTTAATGGAGCTACTGGTACAAGTTTTCACGTCTTTGGTGTGACCCGGCCAGGAATCTAAGTAAAGACCTCCCGCacccgaagcggacgctctaccacttgGCTACCGGGGCGGTGAGATTTTAAATTCGTTGATAGTCTGCCCGTCCGTCATTGGCAATTGGTTAGTTTATTCTTTAGAATTGTCATATCTAAAGCAGTCTTTATTAAACTTGAGGACCGATGTATATGGTTCTTGCTTAAGCTTTGTTTTGTGCCAACTACAAAAAAGTAtatcaagagttatggcccttgatttatcgTAGAATGTTATATCTATATACTGGTATTTTACCCTCAGGTATACCATTCTTGAATATATTTAGGCAGAATGTGAATGACTATAATATCTCGGTTAAGTTTAATCATGGAAAAATAGACTTGTAAGTACAGAGTTATGTGTCCTTGATTCGTAAAAAACGCCATGTTTTACAATTCATATATTAACGCACTTCATTTATTAAGCAAACTTTATCTATATTTATATAGAAAGCCAGATCGGAACAACAGTTATATACTCTTTTTCTATTTCGGTATGTTAACATTCAAGCTCAATACATAGAACGTGTGTTTATCTGTAGGATCTTGTTGATTTGGATTAACGACGCAATGGTACCTACTTATATCAGTACGAGTGAAGGATCACACCAGATGGTCTAGAGTTATATGCCCctgatttatcaaaaaatgatGTATTTCATGTTAATTAACACGCGTTCACCAATATCCTATTTATGTTTAGGCATTATGCTAGAATGTGACTGAGCAGGCAGCATCTTTGGTCAGTTAGGTCCGGTATACCGAGAGTAAGCATGTCCTTAATTAAGCCATTATTCTAGTTTATCAAGCGTACACTATAAATGCATAATGCTTTCACCAGTGTTAATGGTGTTTTTATCGTGTCTAGTAATACTTTTGATAAAGTTGAACATTTACTGAAGAATTATCCTCTATTGTTTAGCAATATTTCTATGTAACTTATTGAGCTGGGACTCGAAAATGTATTAATACATACATTACATATACCAAACTTGCTAATATTTGCATTCATACACTGATATTCGAGTGTGATAATTTATGTTGCGTCTATGTGATCTTGACATTGAACTTGCCACAGAGAGCATTGGTATTCAGGTGAAGATTAAAAGGGCCACCATGGTCAGTTACTCTTTTCATCAAGAACTGACATACGATCGCTTTGAAAGGGTAAAGTGAAAGATATAATTTCTAAGGTGCACTGTACCACAAAGAAACATGTGGAAAAAACGTTATAATTATTTCGAAGGCGCACTCACTGTACCTACTTTTAGTTTAATAATTTGAAAGTGCACTGTACCACAAAGATACTAGTACATGTGGAAAAACGTTATAATCATTTCGAAGGCGCACTCACTGTACCTACTTTTAGTTTAATAATTTGAAAGTGCAATGTACCACAAAGATACATGTGGAAAAACGTTATAATCATTTCGAAGGCGCACTCACTGTACCTACTTTTAGTTTAATAATTTGAAAGTGCAATGTACCACAAAGGTATACATGTGGAAAAACGTTATAATCATTTCGAAGGCGCACTCACTGTACCTACTTTACCTACTTCTAGTTTAATAATTTGAAAGTGCACTGTACCACAAAGATACATGTGGAAAAACGTTATAATCATTTCGAAGGCGCACTCACTGTACCTACTTTTAGTTTAATAATTTGAAAGTGCAATGTACCACAAAGGTATACATGTGGAAAAACGTTATAATCATTTCGAAGGCGCACTCACTGTACCTACTTTACCTACTTCTAGTTTAATAATTTGAAAGTGCAATGTACCACAAAGATACATGTGGAAAAACGTTATAATCATTTCGAAGGCGCACTCACTGTACCTACTTTTAGTTTAATAATTTGAAAGTGCAATGTACCACAAAGGTATACATGTGGAAAAACGTTATAATCATTTCGAAGGCGCACTCACTGTACCTACTTTACCTACTTCTAGTTTAATAATTTGAAAGTGCACTGTACCACAAAGATACATGTGgaaaattgttataattatttcgAAGGCGCACTGTACCTACTTTAGTGCAATGTACCACAAAGATACATGTGGAAAAACGTTATAATCATTTCGAAGGCGCACTGTACCACAAAAGTACATGTAgaaaaaagtataatcatttcgaAGGTGCACTGTACCATAAAGAAACCCGGACATATAAAGAAGACAAACAAAAGTAGTATCATCATTTCGATCATTGAaaagtttgtgttttatttctttcaaccATCTGGATGCCTTCCACAGAAACACTGATGATACATTCTGTCGTTTGGCGTTCTGGAATCTTGATTGTGAGGCtgtaaacaaaataatcaaagcactgagagtactgatggggcggtgcatttcagctgttttttgtaacattcttagatgaaagtcaaatattgagaaaGGAACCTTTGGTTTGCGCAGGAGATTTCGTATGACTGAGGatgacattcatgccaaatataagatagattgcatgataaaatgtgaaacaccacattttatcaattatattcaaagagtttaataaattcaatgtggatagtaacaaatgtaagatgaattctttttatcacatgttagcctttcttgtcgaaacaccaaatattcgactttcttctgctatataaacaagtcaatttgaccgacgtcgcctatactataaataacgtcaatgtcaaagttttattacaatagTGTTACAGTAGTATCGTTTCtatttaatggctgtattacactcctgcaacatcaaatatgtaataaatagagaatattaggttactgtcatataaatttaaatttattaagtgagtcagagaaaatataaacaagagggccatgaaggcactgtatcgctcacctgaggtattgacctaaagatcatcaaaattaacattaacattctgaccaagttttattaagatatggtcataaatgtggtctctacagtgtaaactagcttttcctttgatttgacccgaggACTAAGTTTCTGACCCGACATGCCCCAAGtttgagcttgacctaaagatcatcaagattaacattccgaccaagtttcatgaagatacagtcataaatgtggcctcaacaagcttttcctttgatttgacctagtaacctagttttttaccccacctgacccaaatttgcacttgacattacgatcatcaaaattaatattctgaccaagtttcattaagatattgtcataaatgtggcctctacagtgtaaattagcttttcctttaatttgacctggtgatctagtttttttattctagatgaccTAGATTGATAAACTGAACCTTACGAtcattaagatcaacattctgaccaagtttcatgaagatatagtcatagatgtggcctctacagtgttaacaagcttttactttaatttgaactgatgacctagttttgacccaagataacccaatatcaaactcgtcaaagactttattgagggtaacatactggccaagtttcattaagagtgggcccaaattgtgacctctggagtgtaaacaagcttttcctttaatttgaactggtgaccaagattttgacctcagatgacccaatgtcaaactcttccaagattttattgagggttccattctgaccaagtttcattaagattgggtcaaaaatttgacctctagaatgtttacaagcttttcctttgatttgacatggtgacctagttttagagctaagATGATTCAATCTAGAActctttattaagggtaacattctgactaagtttcattgagactggctcaaaagtgtgacctctagagtgctaacagtcaaattgttgacaacgacgaCAAACGAccgacacagggcgatcacaaaagctcacgtttgagcactttgtgctcaggtaagctaaaaatgaggcttaaaaataattttactacaTTCAATTTGATCCGAGTCTGTCTTGCATATAATTCTGGATATCATAACTAAATAAGGTTTTTTATATACTGACAGTGATCATTTAGTTATGGAATTGTCctctttttaaaaatctgtttaagATCAGCACATAAAATGCGAGTTCACTGTAAGAATATTGCAAAAAGGTAATGTCTACATAATGTTAATGttaatattattcaaatgttttgtcaaaagaattttgatactaAACCTACGATTATAACGATTTTATgctgaaaattgcattatttccCAGGGCTTTTCACCAGCAAATCGGGAAGAGGTCTAGGCctttaaaattggaaaatttcTGCGCGATAACtgtccagattgggaaaaaatgccatttatgGAAAGATGTTGttagtgaaaaaaaattaaaaagtaatagaTATTTTagactcaaatttaatttttactgttataGATTAGACTATACACCACTTTCCAGACTTCCAAGTTTCACAAATCTAATCACAGGCCGTGTTTTTGGTGTTATTATTACCGGTACCCTCGATTTTACGCTTATTTACTACACAGTCCAACCATGACCTCTGATTTCTTTTGATATTGCCACGCAATTGATTgatttatacatgtagtaatatTTCCTGTCATATGACATTTTGTTGGGAGAATTATCAACCCTAGGTAAACAGAGAAAgatgaattaaatttatctcccctgaagcaCAGACTAAAATCTCAAATCTGGGACACAGAACATAACGGATTAGACTGGTAATGCGCAACACACAGTACTTTGCGATATAGTAggacaaaaaatcgatacccgacaACCGCTTCCccgataaaactaaaatgtaatgtaaaatgcaaaattttgtccgaagttcagttgagtTGTATACCGAATTATCCatcttcaccaagcaaacgaatgacgtgacttatacacacgccataacgccgcttgacagaacaaataggcaacccgtatcctcgatgattttattcaataacactccattccagatgcaatatattcctagattgaattgcagaaagctaaaatcctgaacaaatgctaacatgagtcacttttcgtttcctcaagcgtttccgttataaaaacttttatgtagtaattgcaaatacggtatgcatacactatacatttgtaccatggtctcacgaacctaataaaagtCCAGTTTATAATTATAATCGCATAGATATGTTTTTTGCAGTTATTCGaaagaacaagatggcgtcgttttaagaaaaaaagtaaataagtagtccgccaagctacAAGTCATtgacctgtatatatttttagacaattcagattaaaaccaagtgttttccctcatgacgtcagagtgtaaaaatagtctGGCTTACCTGCCCCTTCACTGTCGTACTAAAACacatagtacgacgggaaccagactagtctaaaatagccgtaatataggtcatattcatccgctttgttttaggtgctcttctttatgagaggatgtagaaagtggatgcgctttgccgttttgcacttagaagtgacgggctttcattttcccgtcttagttccattggaggcggagcttacgcaccgccccaaAAACCGTTTTTTATCCTACCACTACGCATTTGTCAGGCCGATATCGGCTTGCCGTGTAAACCTTGAGGTTAATTCAGTCAATAGAGGACTACTTTTTCAACGACATATCCAATGCAATTTGTAAATTGAAGATCATCattgtacattttgaaataattactaCGAGTATACTAGGTGGGGGTAGGGGACtacttttcacttttatttttgcGTCAATCTGAGAAATAACATGGTGGCATATTTCTATCAGCCACATATCCACTTATCTATGCTGATGCTGTAACTTTTCTTGAAAGTGCCACTTATTCAATTATTATCTGGCATTTATCGCATTATCCGCGTAAGTATCTTACCAGGACAAAATTGTATAAAGCTTAGTACTAAAATTACGTTAACATGATTCTGTATAACCTTCACTTTGTCTATACAGACAGTCAGGTAGTATTTTCTGGTCATTACCCCCATCACTGAAAGCATGGAGTTTAACCTAATGGTTCTTCTTTACGAATTCACTTACAGCAGACATCTAAATGGTTGCTATATAATTTACTCACTTgtttcaataaatgtgtaatatttttcacaaaatataaagGTTGATGTTTTATTCAAAGTATTCCGTACTGTGTTCACGTGGCTGGCATGCAAACAGTAGAGCAAACAGAAATTTACTAACGCCGTTACAATCACTCCATTCCCACGTGACCTCCGGGTTCTTTCCTTGCCAATCTCCAAGCTGATTGTTACCCTTTTCAAGATCAAAGTGCTCGCCGTAGCCATACTGGTTCACGTATCCATTCGATGAGCGCTGACTGCACCAGCTCAGATTCGGATATTCGTCTGGACACAGATTGGTCGCCATGAACACTTTAGACTGACCCTCAGGTACATGTTGTCCTTGTCCATCAACAAAACCgcctgaaatatttttaatagacGAGTTCCGTTtgtgacaggaatggccgtaccggcgacagtaaccattagaacaaatcaacaccctttactcttatcggatctgtagttgacaactgaatatcatgtaTAACTAAGTTAGTATTcccaggaatatctgtcagtacatctgagaaattttctaacaaatctactacttcctgtttactttctactggtaactctggatttacctctacatctttgtacgtttctgtaccctgctttataggacaaaaaactatatccttttctactctacttgaaaactcatcactactttcattcggatctaatctgtcataatctctctgatcctcctctacaatagctgctccaaccttactcaatatacccttatctggtatagacttactatcatccttcctttcacagtactgtttcagcatgtttgcgtgaaaagttttcaactttccgtctacatctatcctgtaatctaatctatttactacctctactactacgtaaggacccttccaatgtaacaacaacttattatgtttcgtaggcaACAATataagtaccttactacctgccttaaacctcctatctctagccttcctattgtaatacttcttgtatctagcactactttttgctaactgtttctgagctatcttacacgtatcctccaacttttcttgcaaatccataacatactagtaagtggttttaacctcatcattctctgtcttaccagcccataactctcttagcacagttatcggtccacggattgttctaccgtaaagtaactcaaagggagaaaatcccaaactttcttgcggaacttcgcGATAatcaaacaacatagcattcaattacctatCCCAATCtttaggtctctcactacacatacgcttcaacatctgcttcaaactaccgttaaacttctctactaaaccgttacacatagggtgatacggtgttgtagttaactgccttaatgacaataacctacttacttctgc
It includes:
- the LOC123550447 gene encoding endoglucanase-like, whose translation is MTERIERTGQAEGGGQLEYQRTTFVPHDNDIEIVFVDGSIDEEFDERLICSNGYCRRYGHSCHKRNSSIKNISGGFVDGQGQHVPEGQSKVFMATNLCPDEYPNLSWCSQRSSNGYVNQYGYGEHFDLEKGNNQLGDWQGKNPEVTWEWSDCNGPHNQDSRTPNDRMYHQCFCGRHPDG